The sequence below is a genomic window from Mobula birostris isolate sMobBir1 chromosome 11, sMobBir1.hap1, whole genome shotgun sequence.
ATTCCCCAGATGTGGTCCCACCAACACCACGTGGAACTGAAGCATGACCTCCTGAACTGTGGATTCAATCTTCTCCCCATAGACCATCACATCCTCTGATCTTTCCTGGTTACCTGCCCTCCCTGCTTAGTCGGCAGTCAAAATCCCATAAAACGTTAAATGTTTATTTCAACCTTTGACTTACTTTCCCCACTTACTCAACTGTTAAAACTCAATCATGATTTTTAATGTTTCTCACATAATGCAATAAAAAAACCTTACCTGATTATTTGCTCTGCTTGCTTACCAGCTTTGAAAACATACTGCGTGTTAAATGTTTCTCTCAAGCCTTCCTAATCTCCTCACTTAGAAGACTGTCAAAACTCAAAGAGGATCTTAAATGTTTCACTCAGCTTTTCCTGAGTAAACAATAAGACTGGGTCAAGAaagtagaacattacagcacaggaatgtcagtgctgaactcaatgcctacataatgtccataccCCTCAATTCTTTgcatatccatgtacctatcttaaacacctctgttgtatctgcatccaccaccacccccggcagcacattccaaacaCATCTCCTCTGAATTTCCCCAGTCTTAGCTCAAATGAATGCCCTCTGGTATCAGAAATTTCAACCCTGAGGGAAAAGACACCAgctgtctgctctatctgtgcctcttataatcttataaacctctatcaggtctcccctcagcctccactggcCCAGAGTAAACCAGCcgcttgtccaacctctcctggaTCTAAGAGCTCctgctctctaatgcaggcagcgtcctggtgaatctctttacAACCCATGGGTCAGACTCCAGCTGGAGCACTGGGGGGTGTAGATCTGCTCCCCACACCACAGGAAAGGGGGTGACAGCACTGGAGAGGGGCATAAAGGGGATACCTCAACCGTAAAGGGGTATGgaggacaagaggagaggctgggtctgtcctccctgtagcagaggaGGCTGGGGGAGGGAGGGACCAGGAAGGTGTACATAATTGTGGTGGACGCAGTGTAGGCTAGGAGGGGATCAGGACAGACCTTTCCCCAGTCAGCATCTAAACCCAGAGAGTTTAAGGGTGAGGAGGTTAAGGGAGATTTGAAGGGAATATTTCCCCCAGAGGTGGGAGGGGGTGTTGCATCCTGAAACCCATTGCCCAAAGGGGTGATGGAGACCTGGGACGCAGATTTGGACGAGCACATGAATCTCTGAGGCAGTGGAGGGAACAGACCAAGTGTTTTGGAAATGGTTGGGTCAATACAAacgagttgggctgaagagcatcttgtgatctctctctccacctctcccattctcaccctctctcccctccccattcccccttCACTCCCCACCTTACATATATTTCTTGCCctctcgcctctctctctctctctttctgtctccctCCATCCATCTTTATGGTGGTCTATCTCTTtctctgtttttctttttttccccatcAATCACTCACTGCCTCTTTCTACCCCTCTAtctctatttctttctctctccatctctctttcctGCTTTCTGCCAGTCTCTCTCTCTACATCTCTCTTTTCtcatctctctcgctctctccctctttctctcttcacttctcactctccctgtactaGCTTTTCTCTAATTCTTTCTACCTTTCAATCACTCCATCTTTCTTTCTCTATCTTTGTCTGTCTCCACCTCTGTCCCCTATCTCTTTATCTCCCTCTCTTTCTACTGAGATATCCATCTCAATATCTCAGTCTATTTCCATATCCTCTCCCTTTTTGACTCTTTGCCTTTCTCTCTCCATATCCTTCTCtcagactctctgtctctctctctctctctctctctctctctctgtgtctgcctctcactcacatacacacgaACACCTGTCCTCAGAGGATGAGTCACAAGGAGACCCAGAAAGCAGCCCTGCCTCCTTGCTCCTCCCTGCGGAACGGTCCTCCCATGCTGACCCCTCCCTATTCCCCCAGCTTGTCCATTTTTGTCCAGGCTGTGAGGGAAATCGGATCTTGACTTTGCCACATCTGGCCAAACTTGTCAAACTTCTAAATTTAACTTCCTTATGCAAATCACCTAGCGGGATAAAAACTCCGGAATCTGTCCCTGGAGGCTCGCCTACTGCCCTTGGGAGAGGAGGAATCCAGTCAAGCATCAGCCATGGTGAGATGAGCCCGCGGTTCTGGGATGTGTCTGGGAGGAGACCCTGGTTTCGGGATTCTGGGGACTGACAGCTCTGCGGATTTACCTGGGGTCCCGCCAGCTGTGGTTCCCTCCGGGCTCTGAATGGAAACATTCTCAAGAAAGGAAGGAGATGTGAAAGTGCTCCTCCTTTCCTCGCTgcctctccctcactcctcacAGCCCCTCCTGTGATGCTCCCTCTCTTCTCATCATTCCCTCCTCACTACTCTGCAGTGGGGTGCTTCCTCAATGTCCCTCCTGCAGTGGGGTGCTCCCTCACTGCCTCCCCATAGTCTGGTGCTTCGTCACTGCCCTTCCCACTGCATGTtgctccctcactgcccctcccacattCTGGTGCTCCCTCACTGCGTCCCCGCAGTCTGGTGCTTCCTCACTGCCTCCCCGCAGTCTGGtgctccctcactgcccctcccactgCATGGTGCTCCCTCACTGCCCCCTCCCACCATCTGGTGCTCCCTCACTGCCTCCCCGCTGTCTGGTGCTCCCTCACTGCCCCCTCCCCGCAGTCTGGTGCTCCCTCACagccccctccccacagtctggtgctccctcactgcccctcccactgcatggtgctccctcactgccccctcccacagtgcgatggtccctcctcaccacccgtCCCTTAGCACGGCACTCCCCCCTTCTCCCACTGCACTGTCCTGGGTGTGAGAAAGTAATGATGTGAATTTCAGTATAATTGAGAGGggaggaaagaaagggggaggtgtgagagagataaagacagagtgtgactgacagacagatagagacagagagaggagagagagcagagggagacagacacaggcagagagacagacagactgggagggcagagagagacagactgagacagagagacagacagacacaaaagGTGCAAGACAagccaagagagagagagaagaaagaggggagacaAAGAAAAGGATTGAGGGAGTGAGAGGCGAGTGGGTGAGTTAGAGGAAGAGAGAAAGGAGAAGAGAAAagcatgtgagagagaggtggagagaggaggaagggaaaagaAGTCGAAGGCAGGGACGAAGGAATGTggaaggggagatggggtgagaaaATATTGGAAGGTGAATGAAGTGGGGGAAATAGAGGGAATAACGAAGGGTAAGTACAGGAGCATGAGAAAAGCtggatggggagagagaaaggtaggggaagaggaggagggagaggcaagaaagaagtggagagagggagtgggagggagggttgAGGGAAATGGAGTAAGGAGGAGGGgatgagggaaagaggaagggctTTCCACTGATCCCCCAACTCCACCGATATGAACTACTGGACCAGTCCAAGGGATCCTGGGATGCTGGGCTGGGGTCTCCTGACGGGTACTGGGTGAGTCTCTGACACTGggtctctcctcctccctccccaggCACCAAAGAGAGCAAGGAAGCGAGCGTCTGCGGAGGGGTCATCCAACGTCTTCTCCATGTTTGACCAGAGCCAGATCCAGGAATTCAAGGAGGTGAGTGACCCAGGGATCTGCTCAGGAGAACTCACTGTGCGATCTCACCAGGGGTCTCACTGAGGGATCTCACCCAGGGGTCTCACTGTGCAATCTCACCCAGGAGTCTCACTGTGTGACCTCACCAGGACAAATCACTGAGTGATCTCACCCAGGAGTCTCACTGAGGGATCTCACCCAGGGGTCTCATTGAGTGATCTCACCCAGGGGTCTCACTGTGCAATCTCACCCAGGGGTCTCAATGAGTGACCTCACCCAGGGGTCTCACTGTGCCATCTCACCCAGGGGTCTCACTGAGTGATCTCACCCAGGGGTCTCACTGTGCGATCTCACCCAGGGGTCTCACTGAGGGATCTCACCCAGGAGTCTCACTGAGTGACCTCACCCAGGGGTCTCACTGTGCAATCTCACCCAGGGGTCTCACTGAGTGACCTCACCCAGGGGTCTCACTGAGAGATCTCACCAGGAGTCTCACTGTGGAATCTCACCCAGGGATCTCACTGAGTGACACCACCCACCAGTAGAAATCACTGAGGGATCTCATCTGGTGATCTCACCCGGGAATCTCACtggggtctcaccagggaccACACTAATTTTACTGAGGATCTCAATCAGGGATTTCACAATCAGGGAAAGGGAGGGAGTCACTGAAGGATCACCCAGTGATCTCACCCAAGGATCCTACTGGGGATCTCACTCTTGGATCTCATTCATGCAGCTTACTCCAAATACAGAGAAAGAGtgcagtagggggaggggagtcaCTAAAAGGATTTCACCTGGGATCTTAAAGAGGGATCACGTATGAAGTGTCAATATCGTTATACtgttactttttaacttgtgttgtaaatacaccttattgtttgttaattaatttgaggtaatattactgtatgtgttgtgtgtgtgagttatatatacTGTGTTGTGTCCCTTGGTCTCTTGTTTCGTTTGGCGGTATAGATGCATACAGCCGAATAACAAGAAACCAAAATTGAACCTGAACAATGAGGGATCTCCGAAGGATCCCATCCCAACAGAAAGAATGGAAGTGTTAAAGGATTACCAAAGGATCTCACTGAGGGATTTCAATGAGGAATCACAAACCCAAcaaagagagagagtgggtggcAAAGCAGTGAGGGATCTCACTAGGGACCGCATGTTCAAGAGTAAAGGACGGGTGTCACTGACGGAACTCACTGAGGGATCTTACCATCTCCCCAGAGACAGAGAAGGAGATGGTCACTGAGAAATCTCACCTCACTGAGTGATCTCTCCTTGGGATCTTACACTCAAACCCAGAGCCAGAGGGAGGGGCCACTGAAGGATCTGGTTGAGGGATCTCATCAAAGGATCACATGCCCAGTGCAAAAGAAGGCAGGGCCAAGGTTGAGAGATCTCACTCAActtgagagagaaagcaaaaggCAGACATTGAGGAAAGTTGCTGAGGGACCTTAACCCAGTTCCAGATGGAGGGGAGACACTGAGGGATCTCACCGAGACACCCCATGACCAAccctgagagagatggagggaagtcATTGAAGGATATTATGTCCAACTccaaagagggagggggaggggaatacTGTGTGGTCTCATGCCCAAACCCAGAgaaagacagagatggagagaagtCACTGAGGGATCTCATGTCCAACaccagagagagaaggaggggagtCACTGAGACATCTCATTCCCAACCCcaagaaagagagggaggggttACGGGGGGGGGGTTCTTAGTTGGGGATCTATTGCCCAACCAcacagagagatggagacaggTCACTCAGGGGTCTCATGTCCAACCCCAGAGAGATAAGGGGAGGGGGCTGAGGTACCTCATTGAAGGATCTCATGTTCACAGAGAGAgagtctccctctctctttctttcctctctctctccctccctctgtagATCCATAGTAGCCTGTCTGTTACATCACACACCCTCCCCCctcacagagacagacagacagacagacacacacacacacacagtttccCTCTCCGTCTCATCCATTCTCTCTCtcgtacacagacacacacactctctctctctgaatattcccccccccacacacaccaacACTCCCTCTGTACCCCTCCGCAGCCCCTGTATGTCCCACCCCGTGTCTCTTTACTCTCCCCGCTCTGTGGCGTCACCTTCACCGATCTCTGTCACTGGAGCTGTTGCTGGAGCCTCCTCAGCATCCTGGGAATGCGACGCCTCGGCATCTGATCCGAGCCACCGATCCGCTGAGCCTGCAGCATTCCAAGGAGGTCAGATCATTGGATGTGAGATTggcaaggggggggggagggactgAGATGGTgtatcagggagagagagagacaaacagaGAGAGAGCACGCGGGGCGGGGGGACACATCCTCAGGTGGTGTGAGAATtatgtgagtgtgtttgtgtgcataGCTGTGTCTCTGTGTATGTTTGTATCTGTGCCTGTGCCTGTCTATCTATGTGcctgtgagtgaatgtgtgtgtgtgtgtgtgtgtgtgtatgtgtgtgtgtgtgtatctgtcagagtgtatgtgtctgtatgtgtagAGGGCTATGAACAGGATAGCTGCAGGGAGTAtcgaggaacagagggacctcggtgtacaaggGTAAGAGGTAAGATACACACCATGAATGGTGGGAGTATCAAAGGACAGAGGGATCTCAGTGTGGAAGGGTAAGACACACGCATGCACTCTCTGTCTGTATACGACCAGTCCATCATCAGATTCTGTGGACAGTCAGTCTGgggtctgtctctgtctgtctatgAACGCAGAGAGCTGGGGGTCTGTCTCTGAACACAGAGGGGTGAGGGTCTGTCTATGAACACATGAGAGGTGGGGGTCTGTCTATAAACACAGAGAGGTGGGGGTCTGTCTATGAACACAGAGAGGTGGGggtccatctctgtctgtctatgAACACAGAGAGGTGGGGGTCTGTCTCTGAACACAGAGAGGTGGGGTCTGTCTATGAACACAGAGAGGTGGGGGTCTGTCTATGAACACAGAGGGGTGGGGGTCTGTCTATGAACACAGAGGAGTGGGGGTCTGTCTATGAACACAGAGAGGTGACGGTCTGTCTATGAACAAGAGAGGTGGGGGTCTGTCTATGAACACAGAGGGGTGAGGGTCTGTCTATGAACACAGAGAGGTGGGGGTCTGTCTATGAACACAGAGGGGTGAGGGTCTGTCTATGAACACATGAGAGGTGGGGGTCTGTCTATGAACACAGAGGGGTGAGGGTCTGTCTATGAACACAGAGGAGTGGGGGTCTGTCTATGAACACAGAGAGGTGACGGTCTGTCTATGAACAAGAGAGGTGGGGGTCTGTCTATGAACACAGAGGGGTGAGGGTCTGTCTATGAACACAGAGAGGTGGGGGTCTGTCTCTGAACACAGAGAGGTGGGGGTCTGTCTATGAACACAGAGGGGTGGGGGTCTGTCTATAAACACAGAGAGGTGACGGTCTGTCTATGAACACAGAGGGGTGGGGGTCTGTCTATAAACACAGAGAGGTGACGGTCTGTCTATGAACACAGAGGGGTGGGGGTCTGTCTATAAACACAGAGAGGTGATGGTCTGTCTCTGAACACAGAGAGGTGGGGGTCTGTCTATAAACACAGAAAGGTGGGGGTCTGTCTATGAACAGAGGGGTGAGGGTCTGTCTACGAACACAGAGTGGTGAGGGTCTGTCTCTGAACACAGAGCGGTGAGGGTCTGTCTCATCTACAGCACTGCTCACTCTTGGAAATTTATGAATAATCTTTGTCTTTTTTAACCtctaccctctctctccccacttgtTCACACCAGGCGTTCACGGTCATTGACCAGAACAGAGATGGGATCATCAGTAAAGATGACCTCGCCGGGACCTTTGCCGCAATGGGTGAGTTTCTCCCCCCATCAATTACTCCACCCTCCCAAGACAgggaggacacacacacacacacagatacacaaccacacacacacattaaacatactcacacacactcattctccctCACTcctatatacacatatacaaccacatacacactcactgacacaatcACACATACACAAAATTTTACACACACTTAACAGATACACAAACTACATGTACAAACACACATAGATACATaaccgcacacacacactcacagacacaatgACATACACATAGACcatgctcactcacacacacgtaTCCCACATGCAATGAGTGTGGACTGTAGGGAGTGTGTAGGGAGATGTGGACAGACATCTGTTTGAAGACACTCCTTATGAAACACTAAACAGGAAAGTGTGAGGTTGCCCACTGAATTTCTGAGGAAATCTGAGAGATTTCCAAAGTGGGTAGCCATCAGTTTCCAGTGGGATTTGAATGTCCTTGAAACCCGCTTCCCCAAAATGAATATTAATGTCAGTACATCTCATATTTATGAAGCGAACTAGGATGTTGAACTTTACTGTGAGAGGGGACACCTCTCTCCACTTTATCAGGCCACATTTTACTAAAGATAAATGTAGAGGGAGTTGTAATCCAAAAAAAAAGGTGGTTTTTCAGCCATCGGTGGAGAGGcagtacttggagtactgtgtgcagttctggttgcccagcTCTGGGAAGGATGGGATTAAGCTGCAGGAAAGATTCAGCGGGACATTCCCAGGACTTGGGTTATCAGGAGTCTGGAAAGgcctgggactgttttccctggaatgaaggaagctggcaggtgacgtgACAGAGGGTTATAAAACCACGAGGGACATAGATAAGGAGTGTGGTTACAGTCTCTGTCCCCCAGGATAGGGGAGTCTACAACTCGAGGGCACAGGTTAAGGTGAAAGGTTCAAAAGAGAAGGTTTTTCCTACAAGGCGGTGGAGATATGTGGAATGAGCTAACAGAGGAGGTGGAGAGGCAGtggcattaacaacatttaaaatacacTCGGATAGGAAAGGTCTAGGATAacggccaaacacaggcaaatggaacaAGCTTGGATGGAAACCTTGGTTGTCATGGACCAGTTGGGTGGATACGCCTGTTTCCAGTGTTTGTCTTGTGAGTGGGCATGGAAGGGTAatgagggaggaaggggaggaccTGTTATGTAATGGGAAGGCCTGAGCTCCTTCCCATGGATTCCTATAGATCACTGTCCCTGTGGAGAcggtatggagaggggagaggaggccATGGCGAGGATGGTGGCCATTTTGTGGGCAGGATGATGGAAGAGGGGTGGGGGCGAGGATGTAGGAGGGGAGGGTTCCATTGGTATTAGTATCCATTAGATGGGGAATAAGGGGCTCTTTATCCTGGTTGTCCGACCCTCTggagagaagtggggaggggagaggaggccATACTGTGGATGGCGGCCATCTTATCTGTGAGATAATGGGTGATAGCCAGACTTTtattttcctcccctccccccccaccaacccGCTCACTTTAGGCCGGATGAATGTGAAGCACGATGAGCTGGAGGCGATGATCAAGGAGGCCAGCGGCCCCATCAACTTTACCGTCTTCCTCACCATGTTCGGGGAGAAGCTGAAAGGTAGGCGAAGGGAGCCTCCAATCAGAGCTGAGCTCTGGCCTTGGGAACCTGTCTATCAGAACCAGCACCCGCCCACTGAGGACGTCGAACGGAACTCTGGTCCCACCCTTCTCAGGACATGTCAGTCATTCGTAGGACCCACCCACTGGGAACCTGTCTATCATCGCCAGGAACCGCCCACTGAGGGCCTGTCAACAGAGTCCAAGTcccgccctcacacacacacacacacacacacacacacacacacacacacacacacacacacacacacacacacacaccagagatTCAACCAATCAAACCATCCCCATGACCTGTCAATCATCTTCAGGACCCACCCCTCTGAGGACTTGCCTATCAGCATCAAATCCTGCCGTTGCGGACCTATCAACCGGAGCCAGTCATTGGCCTTTGGGGCTGTAAATCAGCACCATGCCCCACCCTTCAATACTTAGCAATCAAGCCCAGGTCCTGCCTCTCCAGGACCTGTCAGTCATTCACAGGACCCACCCCTGGAGACCAGTTAGTAACGAACCTGCGGGAGCATCGTATCTATTTTCTGTACTACGTGTTGTGTATTTATTATGGGTATCTGGTACGTGGATTGGAGCATGGCAGAAGCAAATGAATATAGTTATAAAGGAGTCAGTACAACCCCGGAATATGTCCATCAGAGTCAGGAGATGTCAATCAATGCCTTGTACTCAGAGACCTGTCAATCAATTCCTGGAGCCACTCTGGGGATGTCATCCATTGTGTCAATCAGGACTAAGCCTCGCCCACAGTGCGGCTAACATACCTGCCAGTCAACCCCAGGCCCCACCTGCTACCTGTCAATCACTACAATATCCCACCCATACCCGCAAATCATTAACGGGGCCGGTCCCAAGACCTGTCAATCATTGTTGgctctcccacctcccccagtCAATCACGACCAATCCCCACTCACCTATCCCTCAAATAAATGACGATATTCTTCCAGAGAGCATCCCCTACCCCCAGCCTATATCAGGTGGGGGGTGAAGGAGGGAAGGAAGGTGGGGGCTGCTGGGATGTTCATctacactgacactctctctggAATCACCAGGTGCTGACTCAGAGGATGTCATCATGGCCGCCTTCAAAATCCTGGACCCCGACGGTGTTGGaaccatcaagaaggccttgTGAGTCGGGTGGGGGGCAGCAGGAGGGAAAAGGACAAGGGATGGGCTGGGGGTGGTGTacagtgggggagtgggaggggtaggATGAAGGATGGGACAGTGTACGAGGGCCGATGAGGCCAGTGTTTCTCTCAccatttcctttccctccctAGTTCACACCCAACTCCCTTTCTCTTCCTCTCCACTTTCTCAAACCCTCTGTCTCCCCACTCCACCTCTCCCTTTCTCCTCACTCCTCCAATTCTCTGCCTCCTCTCTCTGCCCTGCACTCTATCCTCTatatgttctctctctctccactcttccCTTCTCCCAACTCCCTATCCCCTTTTACTCACTCTCTCTACCCCGTCTGTTCCCTCTCTTCCACCTCTTTACCCTGTGCCTCCTTTCTCTCCCAAGCCTCTCTCCCTGCActaacaccccctccctccctatctGCCCCACTCTCACACCCTGTCTAACCATCTCTCTCTTTTCTTCCCACAGCCTCGAGAACTTCTCACCACCCAGTGTGACAGATTCAGCCATgaagaggtgagggggaggtccTGAATTTCCCGGGAATCATATTGAAaactggggggggtggggggggagagatgggagagagaggaaggagtggcATGGGgatgggaggagagaggggaaggacaCGGAGAAAAGGGGAAAGTTGGGGAGGAGGGTAGAGAGACGGGGAAACTGGTGGGAGAGAGCGGACGGGGAGAGTTGGTGAGAAGGGCGAAGCAGAGAGGGGaagtgggagagggaagagaggcaGTAGGAAGAGATAATGGAAGAGTGGCAGGAAGAgaggaggagattgaggggaggacAGTTGTGTAGAAAgaggaggagaaagggaaagagggggagaaagaggggaagagagaagcTGGGGAGGGAGTGTTGGCTCTTTGACTACTATCtcatctcctccccttcccctcacagATGAAGAATCTCTGGGCTGCCTTCCCTCCAGACGTGGCTGGTAACGTCGACTACAAGAACATCTGCTACGTCATCACGCACGGcgaggagaaggaaggagattaaAATGTGGTGGGTGGGGGGCCGGACCCCTCCATGAGtgacctcccctccctccctccttccctaacACCACTCCCCACATCCCGGGGCAGAGAGACAGGCAACACGACACCGGGTGCGGAGGCGACACGGACATCACTCCATCTCCCCCCTTCCTGGGACGTCCGACACGTCCCTGCCCCCCCCCTGCACCTTTGTCTGCTGTAACTTGAGCAATGGAGAATAAATCGTGTCGCTTCTTTTTCCCAGAGACTCCTCGCCTTCTGTTCGCGGGGAGGGGAAAGGGcaggggaaagagggagggaaacAGGAGGTGGAGTTGAGGCTGAGGAAGATTGAGGTGGTGGAAGAGAGGGGTttggagggggagaaggaggagagagaggtagGGGAAGTTTAGCTGGGTgtggggggggcagggagagtcAGTGTGGGAGAAGGCTACAAGGGAGCAGGAGGGTGTGGTGtggaaaaggtgggggagagtggagggagttgaagggaagagagcaggagagTGGGGAAGGGATGGGTGGGGGAagtagagagaaggggaggggaggaggagagaggggaaggggagggagggttgaggggagagggggaggggcaggagagagggggaaagggggaaggggagagaggggaggggggaaaggaggggagggggaagggaagggagggggagagaggagaggggggagggagaggggaaggggagagagggaaggagggagagaggggatggagaggggagaggagaaggggagggaggggaggggggtagggtggaaggggagggggaaggggagggggaaggggagaggggaggggaaggggagaggggagggggaaggggagagaggggaggggaaggggagagaggggagggggaaggggagagaggggagggggaaggggagagagggagggggaaggggaagggggagagaggggaagggaagggggagaggggaggggaagggggagagaggggaaggggggagaggggaggggaaggggagagaggggaaggggggagagggaggggaagggggagagaggggaaggggagagaggggaggggagggggaaggggagagaggggagggggagggggaagggagagagggggaggggaaggggagagaggggagggggaagggaatgggggagagaggggaaggggagaggggaaggggggagagggaggggaaggggggagaggggaggggaaggggagagaggggaaggggggagaggggaggggaagggggagaggggagggaagggggagaggggaggggaagggggagaggggaggggaagggggagaggggaggggaagggaggggagga
It includes:
- the LOC140205000 gene encoding myosin regulatory light chain 11, whose translation is MAPKRARKRASAEGSSNVFSMFDQSQIQEFKEAFTVIDQNRDGIISKDDLAGTFAAMGRMNVKHDELEAMIKEASGPINFTVFLTMFGEKLKGADSEDVIMAAFKILDPDGVGTIKKAFPRELLTTQCDRFSHEEMKNLWAAFPPDVAGNVDYKNICYVITHGEEKEGD